One genomic segment of Paenibacillus sp. FSL H8-0332 includes these proteins:
- a CDS encoding phosphoesterase, with translation MSKVYFTSDHHFGHKLIIDFESRPFGGADEMDKVMISNWNAVVGKEDTVFHLGDFSFRNQEDTRSIVAALNGYKILILGNHDRGRGRNWWLEAGFDEVSEYPMIYKEFFLLSHEPMYMNKHMPYVNVHGHIHGQKYEGNHHFNICVEHWNYTPLSFEQIRDTVVASEEG, from the coding sequence TTGTCCAAAGTATATTTTACCTCAGATCATCATTTTGGCCACAAGCTGATCATTGATTTTGAATCGCGGCCTTTTGGCGGTGCGGATGAGATGGACAAGGTGATGATTTCGAACTGGAATGCTGTCGTAGGCAAGGAGGATACAGTGTTTCATCTTGGGGACTTTTCCTTCAGGAATCAAGAGGATACCCGGAGCATTGTGGCTGCCCTGAACGGGTACAAAATCCTGATTCTTGGCAATCATGACCGTGGACGCGGGCGGAACTGGTGGCTGGAAGCCGGGTTTGATGAGGTAAGTGAGTATCCGATGATATACAAGGAGTTTTTTCTGCTCTCGCATGAGCCGATGTATATGAACAAACATATGCCTTACGTGAATGTGCACGGACATATTCATGGACAGAAGTATGAAGGCAATCATCATTTTAATATTTGTGTGGAGCACTGGAATTACACCCCGCTGTCCTTTGAACAGATAAGGGATACCGTAGTAGCCAGTGAAGAAGGTTGA
- a CDS encoding MarR family transcriptional regulator — protein sequence MQKESTTTPELMLENQLCFTIYACSREFTKLYQPHLDKIGLTYSQYLVMLVLWERQQCTVKELGEALFLDSGTLTPLLKRLQAAGLILRERSLQDERKVLISLTPQGLALRQEAMGIPGKMAEGTMLSPVEFIDLLGQFKNLLNRVHEANVSNSK from the coding sequence ATGCAAAAAGAATCCACTACAACCCCTGAGCTTATGCTGGAGAACCAGCTCTGCTTTACGATTTATGCCTGTTCGCGTGAATTTACGAAGCTATACCAGCCTCATCTGGATAAGATCGGATTAACGTATTCGCAGTATCTGGTTATGCTGGTCCTGTGGGAGAGACAGCAATGTACGGTCAAGGAGCTGGGTGAAGCTCTATTCCTCGATTCAGGTACGCTGACCCCGCTGCTGAAGCGGCTGCAGGCTGCAGGACTGATCTTGCGTGAACGTTCCTTGCAGGATGAGCGGAAGGTGCTGATTTCATTAACACCCCAAGGCTTGGCGCTGCGGCAGGAGGCTATGGGCATTCCCGGCAAAATGGCAGAAGGCACGATGCTCTCTCCCGTAGAGTTCATAGATTTACTGGGGCAGTTCAAAAATCTCCTGAACCGGGTGCACGAAGCTAACGTTAGCAATTCGAAATAG
- the trmFO gene encoding FADH(2)-oxidizing methylenetetrahydrofolate--tRNA-(uracil(54)-C(5))-methyltransferase TrmFO, with the protein MTETAKVTVIGAGLAGSEAAWQIASRGVPVRLYEMRPVVKTPAHHTDQFAELVCSNSLRANGLGNAVGVLKEEMRRLGSLVLGAADRHAVPAGGALAVDRDGFSGEITSMLHNHPLVEVINEELTHIPEEGIVVIATGPLTSPSLSSEIKGLLGEEYFYFYDAAAPIVEKDSIDMSKVYLASRYDKGEAAYLNCPMTEEEFDVFYDALISAETAALKDFEKEIYFEGCMPIEIMMRRGKQTALFGPMKPVGLTNPHTGKLPYAVVQLRQDNAAGTLYNLVGFQTHLKWGEQKRVFSLIPGLEQAEYVRYGVMHRNTFINSPKLLQPTYQMKGRERLFFAGQMTGVEGYVESAASGMIAGMNAARAALGEESLIFPEDTVLGSMPAYITSADPEHFQPMNANFGLLPKLETRFRSKKEKNERLAYRALDSLAAYAAAHELSYTEPEPVDAEPVETDSPAQ; encoded by the coding sequence TTGACAGAAACAGCAAAAGTAACCGTCATTGGAGCAGGTCTGGCCGGGAGTGAAGCCGCCTGGCAGATCGCTTCGCGCGGAGTTCCAGTCAGATTGTATGAGATGCGTCCAGTGGTGAAGACACCGGCGCATCATACGGATCAGTTCGCCGAGCTGGTCTGCAGCAACTCACTGCGGGCCAATGGCCTCGGGAACGCGGTGGGTGTACTTAAGGAAGAAATGCGGCGTCTGGGCTCCCTGGTGCTGGGTGCAGCCGACAGGCATGCTGTTCCGGCAGGAGGCGCTCTTGCCGTTGACCGGGACGGCTTCTCCGGCGAAATCACATCCATGCTGCATAACCACCCTCTGGTGGAAGTCATAAACGAAGAACTTACGCATATACCGGAGGAAGGGATTGTTGTTATTGCCACCGGGCCGCTGACTTCACCCTCCCTGTCTTCGGAGATTAAGGGACTGCTGGGCGAGGAATACTTTTACTTCTACGATGCTGCGGCTCCAATAGTTGAGAAAGACAGCATTGATATGAGTAAGGTATACCTGGCTTCCCGCTATGATAAAGGCGAAGCTGCCTATCTGAACTGTCCGATGACGGAAGAGGAATTTGATGTTTTTTATGATGCGCTGATCTCGGCCGAGACGGCTGCACTCAAAGATTTTGAGAAAGAGATCTACTTTGAAGGCTGTATGCCGATTGAAATTATGATGAGACGCGGCAAGCAGACGGCGCTGTTCGGCCCTATGAAGCCAGTAGGCCTGACTAATCCTCACACAGGCAAGCTGCCTTACGCGGTTGTGCAACTGCGTCAGGACAATGCTGCCGGTACGCTGTATAATCTCGTTGGCTTCCAGACCCACCTGAAGTGGGGCGAGCAAAAACGGGTATTCTCTCTCATTCCGGGCCTGGAGCAGGCTGAATATGTGCGTTATGGTGTCATGCACCGCAATACATTCATTAATTCTCCCAAGCTGCTGCAACCCACTTATCAGATGAAGGGCCGTGAGAGGCTGTTTTTTGCCGGTCAGATGACCGGGGTTGAAGGGTATGTAGAATCTGCGGCATCCGGTATGATCGCCGGTATGAATGCAGCGAGAGCTGCGCTTGGCGAGGAGAGCCTGATCTTCCCCGAGGATACGGTGCTGGGCAGCATGCCTGCCTATATCACTTCAGCAGATCCTGAACATTTCCAGCCGATGAATGCCAACTTTGGCCTGCTGCCGAAGCTTGAGACCCGGTTCCGCAGCAAAAAAGAGAAGAACGAACGTCTGGCTTACCGGGCACTTGACAGCCTTGCTGCTTATGCTGCAGCCCATGAGTTGAGTTATACAGAGCCAGAGCCGGTGGATGCTGAGCCGGTAGAAACGGATAGTCCGGCACAATAG
- a CDS encoding YifB family Mg chelatase-like AAA ATPase produces the protein MYGKMHSACLYGIEGVMIGVEVDLANGLPQTHIIGLPDSAVREAVERVRAAVKNCGYSYPQQRVTINLAPADLRKEGSAFDLAIALGILTTSGQLVMPGAGRMLLIGELALDGSLRPVNGVLSMAQAARQAGIHTVLVPPGNAAEAALISGMKVYTAGHLRELPQPGQLPPPNLVGRSEAVGPELPQADLPFPVSVSESTEASSRKRPPVLALSLEHLRYHSEPAENIPAPLGVKQLMNEDYSDVIGQNHVKRALTIAAAGMHNIILIGPPGTGKTMLIKRLPGILPDLTDHESLEVMKIFSAAGKLRDSGSGLLRDRPFRSPHHTISAAGLIGGGGIPKPGEVSLAHRGILFLDELPEFSRTVLEVLRQPLEDGLVTISRARASFTFPAQFLLACSMNPCMCGFLGNGNTHQRCSCSPAKIAQYRGKISGPLLDRMDMQVDVPRPREGDRNVPPVSTAQMRAEVLRAQAVQADRYSRLPISWNSELSGAALRRYAALRPEEDILLNSILESLGLSMRAHDRIIKLARTIADLEGMEEIGAAHLAEAVQYRNLDRQVMAEEEA, from the coding sequence GTGTACGGAAAAATGCATAGCGCATGCCTGTATGGCATTGAGGGTGTAATGATTGGAGTAGAGGTGGATCTGGCTAACGGGTTGCCGCAGACCCATATTATCGGCCTGCCGGATTCGGCGGTCAGGGAAGCGGTGGAACGAGTGCGGGCTGCCGTCAAGAATTGCGGATACAGCTATCCCCAGCAGCGGGTGACGATAAATCTGGCCCCGGCGGATCTGCGCAAGGAAGGCTCGGCATTTGATCTGGCGATCGCTCTGGGAATTCTGACGACTAGCGGCCAGCTTGTCATGCCGGGAGCCGGGCGGATGCTGCTGATTGGTGAGCTTGCGCTGGATGGAAGTCTGCGGCCGGTGAACGGGGTACTGTCCATGGCCCAGGCTGCGCGGCAGGCAGGGATTCATACTGTTCTGGTTCCGCCCGGCAATGCGGCTGAAGCTGCGTTGATCTCGGGGATGAAGGTGTACACAGCCGGGCATTTGCGGGAGCTGCCTCAGCCGGGTCAGCTCCCGCCGCCGAATCTGGTTGGACGATCTGAAGCAGTCGGGCCTGAGTTGCCGCAGGCTGATCTGCCGTTTCCGGTATCGGTATCTGAGAGCACCGAAGCTTCCTCCAGGAAGCGTCCGCCTGTTCTGGCGCTGTCGCTGGAGCACTTGCGATATCATTCTGAGCCAGCGGAGAATATTCCTGCCCCGCTTGGGGTGAAGCAGCTGATGAATGAAGATTACAGCGATGTTATCGGCCAGAATCATGTGAAGCGGGCGCTTACGATTGCGGCTGCGGGGATGCATAATATTATTCTGATCGGCCCTCCAGGCACGGGGAAGACCATGCTGATTAAGCGGTTACCCGGAATTCTTCCTGATCTTACCGATCATGAATCGCTAGAGGTGATGAAGATATTCAGTGCTGCCGGAAAGCTTAGGGACAGCGGAAGCGGCTTGCTGCGCGACCGCCCGTTTCGTTCACCGCATCATACCATCTCGGCAGCCGGATTGATCGGCGGGGGAGGAATTCCGAAGCCTGGAGAAGTTAGCCTTGCGCACCGTGGCATTCTCTTCCTGGACGAGCTGCCTGAGTTCTCCCGCACCGTGCTTGAAGTGCTCCGCCAGCCGCTGGAGGATGGGCTTGTGACGATCAGCCGGGCCCGGGCATCCTTCACCTTCCCTGCCCAGTTCCTGCTCGCTTGCTCCATGAATCCCTGCATGTGCGGATTTCTCGGAAATGGCAATACGCACCAGCGGTGCAGCTGTAGTCCGGCTAAAATCGCCCAGTACCGGGGCAAAATCTCGGGTCCGCTGCTGGACCGGATGGATATGCAGGTTGATGTTCCGCGTCCGAGGGAAGGGGACAGGAATGTGCCTCCGGTCTCGACGGCACAGATGCGCGCTGAGGTTCTGCGGGCTCAGGCTGTTCAGGCGGATCGGTATAGCCGTCTGCCAATCTCCTGGAACAGTGAGCTGTCCGGCGCTGCACTGCGCCGTTATGCTGCGCTGCGGCCGGAAGAGGACATACTTTTGAACAGTATTCTGGAGAGTCTCGGGCTCAGCATGCGGGCACATGACCGGATTATTAAGCTGGCCCGCACCATTGCCGATCTGGAAGGTATGGAAGAGATCGGCGCTGCACATCTTGCGGAAGCAGTCCAATACCGTAATCTGGACAGGCAGGTAATGGCGGAGGAGGAAGCTTGA
- a CDS encoding organic hydroperoxide resistance protein: MMTIQQKMYETTVKAVGGRQGSIESDSPKLNLAISTPREMGGAGGEGTNPEQLFAAGYSACFDSALNMVARMGKVKIEGSEVTATVSFGKVEDGGFGIAVKMDILVKGVDRETAERLVQEAHGACPYSRATRGNIEVELNVL, from the coding sequence ATGATGACAATTCAACAGAAAATGTACGAAACAACAGTAAAAGCGGTAGGCGGCAGACAAGGTTCCATCGAATCCGACAGTCCTAAGCTGAATCTTGCCATCAGCACACCACGCGAAATGGGCGGCGCCGGCGGTGAAGGCACGAATCCAGAGCAGCTCTTCGCAGCCGGATATTCCGCTTGCTTCGACAGCGCTCTGAATATGGTTGCACGTATGGGCAAGGTCAAGATCGAAGGCTCTGAAGTAACCGCTACTGTCAGCTTCGGCAAAGTGGAAGACGGCGGCTTCGGCATAGCCGTGAAGATGGATATTCTGGTCAAGGGTGTTGACCGTGAAACCGCTGAACGGCTGGTACAAGAAGCTCATGGCGCATGTCCTTACTCCCGCGCGACCCGCGGCAATATCGAAGTTGAACTGAACGTGCTGTAA
- a CDS encoding EscU/YscU/HrcU family type III secretion system export apparatus switch protein, with protein MSESEQKVSQNLKKAVALKYIPGQSEAPVVVAKGQGSVADIILQKAKENGVAVQEDAALVEVLSKLDLDQQIPPQLYQLVAEILSYVYQSDRTAGERRQK; from the coding sequence ATGAGTGAGTCTGAGCAGAAGGTTTCACAGAACCTCAAGAAGGCGGTGGCGCTCAAATATATTCCGGGACAGAGCGAAGCGCCGGTGGTTGTTGCTAAGGGGCAAGGCTCGGTAGCGGACATCATCCTGCAAAAAGCCAAGGAAAACGGAGTGGCTGTGCAGGAGGATGCGGCGCTGGTAGAGGTGCTGTCGAAGCTGGATCTCGACCAGCAGATTCCGCCTCAGCTCTATCAGCTGGTGGCTGAAATTCTTAGCTATGTGTACCAGAGTGACCGGACAGCCGGGGAACGGAGACAGAAGTGA
- the topA gene encoding type I DNA topoisomerase — translation MADALVIVESPSKAKTIGKYLGSKYIVKASMGHIIDLPKSQIGVDVENDFNPKYITIRGKGSILKELKDASKKVKKVYLAADPDREGEAIAWHLANALNLDNTQECRVVFNEITKQAVKDAFKTPRKINMDLVNAQQARRILDRLVGYKISPLLWKKVKKGLSAGRVQSVAVKIVMDRENEISEFVPTEYWSITAKLAIRDSEFEAKFHRLNGEKKELGQESDVQEVLEAIKNAAFQVKEVKEKERQRHPSAPFTTSSLQQEAARKLGFRASKTMSVAQQLYEGVELGKEGTVGLITYMRTDSTRLSTTAQDEAKELIQAKYGEKFIPETPRQYSKKAAGAQDAHEAIRPTSALREPDMVKEFMSRDQFRLYKLVWERFVSSQMSSALLDTLSVDITAGTAIFRAVGSKVSFPGFMKVYVEGNDDGTTDEEKFLPQLKAGDELVKREIEPKQHFTQPPPRYTEARLVKTLEELGIGRPSTYAPTLETIQKRGYVAIEEKKFMPTELGELIIEQMEEFFPEILDVEFTAHMEGDLDHVEEGAENWVKVLAQFYESFEKRLLYAEEEMKEIEIEDEVSDELCEKCGKPMVYKLGRFGKFLACSGFPECRNTKPIIKDIGVSCPKCHEGKVVERRSKKGRVFYGCDQYPGCDFVSWDKPSLKPCPACGSWMIEKRNKQGTKLQCTSCDHTEAVLDNDEAE, via the coding sequence ATGGCAGATGCGTTGGTTATTGTAGAATCACCATCAAAAGCAAAAACGATTGGGAAATATCTAGGCAGTAAATATATTGTGAAGGCATCAATGGGGCATATCATAGATTTGCCAAAAAGCCAGATCGGCGTAGATGTGGAGAATGATTTTAATCCCAAATATATAACGATCCGCGGCAAGGGTTCTATATTGAAGGAACTTAAGGATGCCAGCAAAAAAGTGAAAAAAGTCTATCTCGCAGCTGACCCGGACCGCGAAGGTGAAGCGATTGCCTGGCATTTGGCAAATGCCCTAAATTTGGACAACACACAGGAATGCCGCGTGGTCTTTAACGAAATTACAAAGCAGGCTGTGAAGGATGCCTTCAAGACGCCGCGCAAGATTAATATGGATCTGGTGAACGCGCAGCAGGCGCGGCGTATACTTGACCGGCTTGTCGGTTACAAGATTAGCCCTTTATTATGGAAGAAAGTCAAAAAAGGGCTCTCTGCTGGACGCGTACAATCGGTAGCGGTCAAGATCGTCATGGACAGGGAGAACGAAATTTCCGAATTCGTTCCTACAGAATACTGGAGTATTACGGCCAAGCTAGCGATTCGGGATTCTGAATTCGAGGCCAAGTTCCACCGGCTGAACGGCGAGAAGAAGGAGCTGGGCCAGGAGAGCGATGTGCAGGAAGTGCTGGAAGCGATTAAGAACGCTGCCTTCCAGGTCAAAGAAGTGAAAGAGAAGGAAAGACAACGGCATCCATCCGCTCCGTTCACGACAAGCTCACTACAGCAGGAGGCTGCCCGTAAGCTGGGCTTCCGCGCGTCCAAGACGATGTCCGTCGCACAGCAGCTCTATGAGGGAGTTGAGCTAGGCAAGGAAGGCACTGTAGGGTTAATCACTTATATGCGTACGGACTCCACGCGTTTATCTACTACAGCCCAGGATGAAGCCAAGGAGCTGATCCAAGCCAAATACGGTGAGAAGTTCATTCCCGAGACGCCGCGCCAATATTCCAAGAAAGCTGCCGGCGCTCAGGATGCGCATGAAGCGATCCGTCCGACCTCTGCGCTGCGTGAGCCTGATATGGTCAAGGAATTCATGAGCCGTGACCAATTCCGGCTGTATAAGCTGGTATGGGAGCGTTTTGTGTCCAGTCAGATGTCTTCCGCGCTGCTGGATACATTGTCGGTAGATATTACAGCCGGTACAGCAATATTCAGAGCGGTAGGGTCCAAGGTCTCGTTCCCGGGCTTCATGAAGGTTTATGTGGAAGGTAATGACGATGGCACCACAGACGAAGAGAAGTTTCTCCCGCAGCTTAAGGCAGGCGATGAGCTGGTGAAGCGCGAGATTGAGCCGAAGCAGCATTTCACCCAACCGCCGCCAAGATATACAGAAGCCCGTCTCGTCAAGACACTTGAGGAATTGGGTATAGGCCGTCCAAGTACGTATGCGCCGACCCTGGAGACGATTCAGAAGCGCGGGTATGTGGCGATTGAAGAGAAGAAGTTCATGCCAACGGAGCTTGGCGAGCTGATCATAGAGCAAATGGAAGAGTTCTTCCCGGAAATTCTCGATGTGGAATTCACCGCCCATATGGAAGGGGATCTTGACCATGTGGAGGAAGGCGCAGAGAATTGGGTGAAAGTTCTGGCCCAGTTCTATGAATCCTTTGAGAAAAGACTCCTGTACGCGGAAGAAGAAATGAAGGAAATTGAAATTGAAGATGAGGTTTCCGATGAGCTATGTGAGAAATGCGGCAAGCCGATGGTCTATAAGCTGGGCCGGTTCGGCAAATTCCTGGCCTGCTCCGGATTCCCGGAATGCCGCAACACGAAGCCGATCATTAAGGATATCGGTGTAAGCTGTCCGAAGTGTCATGAAGGCAAGGTAGTGGAACGGCGCAGCAAGAAGGGACGTGTCTTCTACGGCTGCGACCAGTATCCGGGCTGTGACTTTGTCTCCTGGGATAAACCGTCCCTGAAGCCTTGTCCGGCTTGCGGCTCCTGGATGATAGAGAAGCGCAACAAGCAGGGAACCAAGCTGCAGTGCACCTCATGTGATCACACAGAGGCTGTGCTCGACAACGATGAAGCAGAATAA
- the sucC gene encoding ADP-forming succinate--CoA ligase subunit beta — MNIHEYQGKEVLKKYGVAVPNGKVAYTVDEAVEAAAALGTPVVVVKAQIHAGGRGKAGGVKVAKNSDEVRAYAAEILGKTLVTHQTGPEGKVVKRLLIEEGCQIVKEYYIGLVVDRTSGRVVMMASEEGGTEIEEVAATHPEKIFKEIIDPAVGLQTFQARKLAYSIAIPSELVNKAVKFMQALYLAFVDKDCSIAEINPLVVTADGNVMALDAKLNFDSNSLFRHKDILELRDLDEEDAKEIEASKFDLSYIALDGNIGCMVNGAGLAMATMDIIKYYGGEPANFLDVGGGATTEKVTEAFKIILSDDKVNGIFVNIFGGIMRCDVIATGVVEAARQLGLTKPLVVRLEGTNVALGKEILAGSGLNIVAADSMADGARKIVALV, encoded by the coding sequence ATGAATATCCACGAGTATCAGGGAAAAGAAGTACTTAAGAAGTATGGCGTAGCCGTACCGAACGGAAAAGTTGCTTATACAGTGGACGAAGCAGTGGAAGCTGCCGCAGCGCTGGGTACACCTGTGGTTGTAGTCAAAGCGCAGATTCATGCAGGCGGACGCGGTAAAGCCGGCGGCGTCAAGGTGGCGAAGAACAGTGATGAGGTCCGCGCCTATGCGGCTGAGATCCTCGGCAAGACACTGGTTACCCATCAGACGGGACCCGAAGGCAAGGTAGTGAAGCGGCTGCTGATTGAAGAGGGCTGTCAGATTGTCAAAGAATATTATATCGGTCTGGTTGTGGACCGTACTTCCGGACGGGTCGTCATGATGGCCTCCGAAGAGGGCGGTACGGAGATCGAAGAGGTGGCGGCTACACATCCCGAGAAGATTTTCAAGGAAATCATTGATCCGGCAGTGGGGCTTCAGACCTTCCAGGCGCGCAAACTGGCGTACAGCATTGCCATACCTTCCGAACTGGTGAACAAAGCGGTCAAGTTCATGCAAGCGCTATATCTGGCTTTTGTGGATAAAGATTGCTCAATTGCGGAGATCAACCCGCTGGTTGTGACTGCAGACGGTAATGTGATGGCGCTTGATGCCAAGCTTAACTTCGATTCCAACAGCCTGTTCCGCCACAAGGATATCCTGGAGCTGCGTGATCTGGACGAAGAGGATGCCAAAGAAATCGAAGCGTCCAAATTCGACCTCAGCTACATCGCACTTGACGGCAACATCGGCTGTATGGTGAACGGTGCGGGCCTGGCGATGGCAACTATGGATATCATCAAATATTATGGCGGCGAACCGGCCAACTTCCTCGATGTAGGGGGCGGTGCGACGACTGAGAAGGTAACGGAAGCGTTCAAAATCATCCTGTCCGATGACAAGGTGAACGGTATATTTGTTAATATTTTCGGCGGAATTATGCGTTGTGATGTCATCGCTACCGGGGTAGTCGAAGCAGCAAGACAGCTTGGCTTAACCAAGCCGCTGGTCGTACGTCTTGAGGGCACGAATGTGGCACTGGGCAAGGAGATTCTCGCCGGCTCGGGACTGAATATCGTTGCTGCTGATTCGATGGCAGACGGTGCCCGCAAAATCGTTGCGCTTGTGTAA
- the dprA gene encoding DNA-processing protein DprA gives MEIRELLFGLHEMEGIGWKSIDKIRRAGLLTNAVFSCSAEDLERAGISGVISARLAAEFNEAWVLKRRSLMEESGVAMVTILDDHYPVQLRETPQPPWVLYYRGRLELASRPSVAMVGTRVPTAYGRKVGEMLAGQLSAAGLTVVSGLARGIDSVCHEAALGGAGGTIAVVATGLDKVYPPDNRELERQISREGLVLSEYPIGTPSHPGLFPQRNRIIAGLGLGTVVVEADSRSGSLITADAALEAGRDVFAVPGPLTSPKSRGALELIKQGAKLVTCASDIVEEYLSYLPAKGPGAASAGAIERESPADLMEKKLTSEELHLYHILHQGPFTLDELLASTRWDFGHLHSVLLSLIIKKAVTQLPGAIYKVI, from the coding sequence ATGGAAATTCGGGAGCTGTTGTTCGGTCTGCATGAGATGGAGGGGATTGGCTGGAAAAGCATCGACAAGATCCGCCGGGCGGGTCTTTTGACGAATGCTGTCTTCTCCTGTTCTGCTGAGGACTTAGAGCGGGCTGGAATCAGCGGTGTAATATCCGCCCGCCTGGCTGCAGAGTTTAATGAAGCATGGGTGCTGAAGCGCCGCTCTTTAATGGAAGAAAGCGGTGTAGCGATGGTCACGATTCTGGATGATCACTACCCTGTACAACTGCGGGAAACCCCTCAGCCTCCTTGGGTATTGTACTATCGTGGCCGTCTGGAGCTGGCTTCCCGTCCCTCTGTAGCTATGGTTGGGACCCGGGTGCCTACCGCTTATGGACGCAAGGTGGGGGAGATGCTGGCAGGACAGCTAAGTGCAGCCGGTCTCACGGTTGTAAGCGGCCTGGCAAGGGGGATTGACAGTGTCTGTCATGAAGCGGCGCTGGGCGGCGCCGGAGGGACCATTGCGGTGGTGGCAACCGGCCTCGATAAGGTCTATCCTCCGGATAACCGTGAGCTGGAGCGGCAGATCTCGCGGGAAGGGCTGGTTCTTAGCGAATATCCTATCGGAACTCCGAGTCATCCGGGATTATTCCCGCAGCGCAACCGGATTATCGCCGGACTGGGGCTGGGAACAGTGGTGGTGGAAGCAGACAGCCGCAGCGGGTCCCTGATTACCGCCGATGCTGCACTCGAAGCAGGCCGGGATGTATTTGCCGTACCGGGTCCGCTAACCTCTCCCAAGAGCAGGGGGGCGCTGGAGCTGATCAAGCAAGGTGCAAAGCTCGTAACCTGCGCCTCAGATATTGTGGAAGAATACCTGTCCTACCTGCCAGCCAAGGGGCCGGGAGCAGCTTCTGCAGGAGCAATCGAGCGGGAGAGTCCAGCCGACCTGATGGAAAAGAAATTGACAAGTGAGGAGCTGCACCTTTACCATATACTGCATCAAGGCCCATTTACACTCGATGAGCTGCTGGCGTCGACAAGGTGGGATTTTGGACATTTGCATTCAGTTCTGTTATCTTTAATCATAAAAAAAGCGGTAACACAATTACCGGGTGCAATTTATAAGGTAATTTAA
- a CDS encoding YraN family protein, with amino-acid sequence MSHNGDSRTYTRQEKGAAAEQAARMYLTSRGYLIRDHNWRCRSGELDIIAEYEGTLVFIEVRSRSGSAMQGTAEESVDARKIRQVRETARVYLHMQGLQPAEVSFDVIAVQLQPDLSIASLRHIREAF; translated from the coding sequence GTGAGCCATAACGGGGACAGCAGAACCTACACCCGTCAGGAGAAAGGGGCTGCTGCCGAGCAGGCGGCCAGAATGTATCTGACTTCGCGGGGGTATCTCATCCGGGACCATAACTGGCGCTGCCGCAGCGGAGAGCTGGATATTATCGCAGAGTATGAAGGCACCTTGGTCTTCATTGAGGTGCGCAGCCGGAGCGGATCAGCCATGCAGGGCACTGCCGAAGAGTCGGTCGATGCACGCAAAATCCGTCAGGTGAGAGAGACCGCCCGGGTCTACCTGCATATGCAGGGGCTTCAGCCGGCGGAAGTCTCCTTCGATGTGATTGCTGTACAGCTTCAACCGGATTTAAGCATCGCCTCGCTGCGTCATATCCGGGAAGCTTTTTAG
- the sucD gene encoding succinate--CoA ligase subunit alpha, with product MSILVDKNTKVITQGITGATGLFHTKGALDYGTQMVGGVTPGKGGTTVQITLDNGTEKSLPVFDTVVAAKAATGATASVIYVPPAFAADSIMEAVDAGLELVICITEGIPVLDMVKVSRYMEGRSTVLIGPNCPGVITPGECKIGIMPGYIHKPGYVGVVSRSGTLTYEAVHQLTERGIGQSSAVGIGGDPVKGSEFIDILKLFNEDPGTKAVIMIGEIGGTAEEEAALWIKENMTKPVVGFIGGVTAPPGKRMGHAGAIISGGKGTASEKIAVLESCGIKVAPTPAEMGSTLVSVLEERGILNAFTTH from the coding sequence ATGAGCATTCTTGTAGATAAAAATACGAAAGTCATCACTCAGGGAATTACCGGCGCTACGGGTTTATTTCATACAAAAGGTGCCCTGGACTACGGTACTCAGATGGTTGGCGGTGTAACTCCGGGCAAGGGGGGCACTACGGTTCAGATCACCCTGGACAACGGCACCGAGAAGAGTCTGCCTGTGTTCGACACGGTTGTTGCCGCCAAAGCAGCTACGGGTGCAACTGCAAGTGTCATTTACGTACCGCCTGCATTTGCCGCAGATTCGATTATGGAAGCCGTGGATGCGGGGCTGGAGCTGGTCATTTGTATCACAGAAGGCATTCCGGTGCTCGATATGGTCAAAGTGTCCAGATACATGGAGGGCCGCTCCACAGTGCTGATCGGTCCCAACTGTCCTGGTGTCATTACGCCTGGAGAATGCAAAATCGGCATTATGCCGGGTTATATTCATAAGCCGGGATATGTGGGCGTAGTCTCTCGTAGCGGAACCTTGACCTATGAGGCGGTGCATCAGCTGACGGAGCGCGGAATCGGCCAATCCTCGGCGGTGGGCATCGGGGGCGATCCGGTGAAGGGCTCGGAGTTCATCGACATCCTGAAGCTTTTCAATGAAGATCCGGGCACGAAGGCTGTCATTATGATCGGTGAGATCGGCGGTACGGCAGAGGAAGAAGCTGCGCTGTGGATCAAAGAGAACATGACCAAGCCTGTAGTCGGCTTCATCGGCGGGGTTACGGCACCTCCAGGCAAACGGATGGGTCACGCCGGGGCGATCATTTCAGGCGGTAAAGGGACGGCGAGTGAGAAGATCGCTGTGCTGGAGTCCTGCGGGATTAAGGTAGCGCCGACGCCTGCTGAAATGGGCTCTACCCTCGTCAGCGTGCTTGAGGAACGCGGTATCCTGAATGCCTTCACAACTCACTAG